The Tepidanaerobacter syntrophicus genome includes the window GCTCATCTATAAATGGACTTGTAGCTATGCCTGGAGCCGATGCTTATACAGCTGCGAAAGGAGGGGTTATTTCGCTTACCCGCGTTTTAGCATCTGACTATGGCCCGAAGAACATAAGAGTCAATTGCATATGTCCTGGAGCAATCAATACTCCAATGATTGCCGGAGCTATAGCAAATCCAGAAGTGCAAAAATACTTTCAAACATCGACACCATTAGGTCGACTGGGAGAACCAGAAGAAGTTGCTAAACTTGCCCTATTTCTTGCATCTGATGATTCATCGTATTTGACAGGAGCTATAATACCGGTTGACGGTGGCTGGACAGCTCGATAATGAATTACTATGTAGTATTTTATAGGTTTTGAGCTTTAAAACTAAATAAGATACAAGGAGAAAAGATCATGTATAATATGAAAGGTAAAGTAGCATTAGTCACAGGGGCTGCTCGAGGTATAGGAAAAGCGTGCGCTCTACGACTTGCAAAAGAAGGGGTAGATGTTGCCGTATTAGATATTTGTTCAAAAATTAAGGAAAATCCTCAATGGGTGCCACCTAAACTTGAAGATCTTAAAGAAGTTGAGGGAGAAATAAAAAAATTAGGATGCAAATCTCTTGCGATTACTGCAGATGTAAGGAATACCAATCAAACTTTTAATGCTGTTGAACGAGTGGTTAAAGAATTTAGTAGATTAGATATTTTGGTAAATTGTGCCGGAGTTGGATTTCTCAATTTTTTAGATGATGTTGATGAAATTGCAGATTGGGACACCACTATGGATGTAGATTTAAAAGGAACATTTTTTATGTGTAAAGCGGCTGCACCGATAATGAGACAACAAAAATATGGCAAAATCGTAAATATCGCTTCTATTGCAGGTGTAACAGGTTCAGAAACCCTATTTCCATATTCAGCTGCAAAAGCAGGGGTAATTAATGCAACTCAAGGTCTTGCGAGAGCACTTGGACCTTATGGAATAAATGTAAATGCGGTTAATCCCGGACTTGTCTGGACGCCAATGTGGCAAGTGACTGATAAATGGCTAGCAGAGCATATACCGCCATTCAAAGATGAACTATATGTACCTAAGAAAGTATACGATGCTTCTGTTATGGCGTCAACGGCCCTTAAAAGGCCTACCACTACTGAACATATAGCAAATGTCGTGGCCTTCTTAGCTTCTGATGAAGCTAGTGAAATAACTGGCCAGAATATCAATGTTGATGGTGGAATTGAATACCACTAACAGTTTGTAAAAAAACCTCATAAAGGCAACCATATTATATGTTCCTATAGAAAAACAGCTTAGACAAAAAGCTAGTTATCTTGGGAACATATTTTCTATTTTAAATAACATTTATTATTGGGCTTCTTAAAGCGGTTAAATACAAACAATCAAAAAAATTGTATTCAATAATATAAATATAAAAATACAGTAACAAGCAGGAATATTTATAGAAATATAGAATTCTTAAATAATAGCTATTGATACTTATAATCTTTACTTAAAATATTTAATAATAATAGTAAATTTAGGAGGGAAAGTATGGAACTGCTTCCAGATGAGCTTAAACCTATTTGGAAGGATTTTATCAATGGGAGCGAAAAGAATATCAAGAAAGTGAGGACAGTGATAAGAGAATCTTGGTTGCGCTGCAAAAAAGCAGGAGTTAATCCATATCAAAAATTAGTAGAAAATATTATAAATACTGATAATTTAAAAAGTATAAAGCAAAAAAATAAATACTGGTTGGAAATTGCCAGGCCGGTTATGCAAACGTTATATAACTTTGTAATGAGTTCAGGATTTATAATCAGTATTTCTGACAATAACGGTATTTTGTTAGAAATGATAGGAGACCCTGACATAGTCAAAGATATTGCAAATGGTAATTTTATACCTGGAGCTGATTGGAGCGAAATTAGTGCAGGAACTAATGGCATTGGGACGGTGCTTATTACAAATAAACCTTTACAAATTTTTAGTTTTGAGCATTATTGTATTTGCTCCCATAAATGGACTTGTTCTGCTGCTCCTATTCATGATCCTGACGGTCAAATAATCGGAGTACTAGATATGACCGGACGTTATGAGAATGTGCACCCCCATACATTAGGAATGGTTGTGGCGGGAGCAGATGCAGTGGAACGTCAGATTACTATGCAAAAAATATGGCTGGAACGCAATCGCACTAATAGATTGTGCGAAGCTTTAATGGAATCCATTTCAGAGGGTATAATTGCTACAAATGCAGACGGCAAAATTATTCATATAAATCAAGTAGCAGCCCAAATATTAAAAGTTCAAGCCGAAAGTGAGATAGGAAAAGATATTAATGAAGTTTTTAAATGCAATGGAAAAGATTGCAAAAGCATCTTAAATAAAAATAAATACATTACCGATGAAGAAATCGATATAAGCAATGAACACAGTAACACAAAGGCAGTAGTGACAACGCGGCCTATTAGAGATAATGAAGGACACCATGAAGGCAATGTTATGATAGTTAACAAAATATCTCGCGCGAGGCAATTAGCGCAGCGCATGAGCGGTGCTACAGCTAAAGTCACCTTTGAGGATTTATTGGGGAATTCTCCAAAATTTAAAGAGTGCTTACACATTGCTAATATAGCAGCTTCTAGCGATTCTACAGTGCTTCTTTTAGGAGAAAGCGGTACCGGGA containing:
- a CDS encoding sigma-54-dependent Fis family transcriptional regulator codes for the protein MELLPDELKPIWKDFINGSEKNIKKVRTVIRESWLRCKKAGVNPYQKLVENIINTDNLKSIKQKNKYWLEIARPVMQTLYNFVMSSGFIISISDNNGILLEMIGDPDIVKDIANGNFIPGADWSEISAGTNGIGTVLITNKPLQIFSFEHYCICSHKWTCSAAPIHDPDGQIIGVLDMTGRYENVHPHTLGMVVAGADAVERQITMQKIWLERNRTNRLCEALMESISEGIIATNADGKIIHINQVAAQILKVQAESEIGKDINEVFKCNGKDCKSILNKNKYITDEEIDISNEHSNTKAVVTTRPIRDNEGHHEGNVMIVNKISRARQLAQRMSGATAKVTFEDLLGNSPKFKECLHIANIAASSDSTVLLLGESGTGKDVLAQAIHNASCRAKGPFVVLNCGAVPKDLIGSELFGYVEGAFTGARRGGNPGKFELAETGTIFLDEIGDMPPELQSNLLRVIEQKTITRIGGNSVIPVNVRIIAATNRDLIKEVKLGNFREDLFFRLNVITINLVPLRERLEDLELLFLHFLKKKEKQMGKKIYEIDERIWNILKCHSWPGNVRELQNVVERAINMCDGSKLKLEHLPAYLSEQTNTSLNKENSEPIAIYEKQLIMKLLKNKKGNISQVAKELGVARSTLYRKMSKYGLIEEKKVYREL
- a CDS encoding SDR family NAD(P)-dependent oxidoreductase: MYNMKGKVALVTGAARGIGKACALRLAKEGVDVAVLDICSKIKENPQWVPPKLEDLKEVEGEIKKLGCKSLAITADVRNTNQTFNAVERVVKEFSRLDILVNCAGVGFLNFLDDVDEIADWDTTMDVDLKGTFFMCKAAAPIMRQQKYGKIVNIASIAGVTGSETLFPYSAAKAGVINATQGLARALGPYGINVNAVNPGLVWTPMWQVTDKWLAEHIPPFKDELYVPKKVYDASVMASTALKRPTTTEHIANVVAFLASDEASEITGQNINVDGGIEYH